The Pelodiscus sinensis isolate JC-2024 chromosome 5, ASM4963464v1, whole genome shotgun sequence genome includes a region encoding these proteins:
- the SOD3 gene encoding extracellular superoxide dismutase [Cu-Zn], with amino-acid sequence MLLFLYLAIILGLSASGIVRGDEEADSHRDSPLQDIRKKVNDLWQNLLYPQLISKETEWTGYATCEVKPSSNLDANKPQVTGQVLFRQSYPNGKLEVIFDLDGFPLHSNQSGRAIHIHELGDLSKGCDSAAGHYNPFKVNHPHHPGDFGNFLSKGGKIRKYKGNLLATLFGPYSIIGRSIVIHEQEDDMGKGGNKASLENGNAGRRLACCVIGICNKNSWEKNLPDITERRKRRITNEHKTTRPN; translated from the coding sequence ATGCTTCTGTTCCTTTACCTGGCCATTATCCTGGGCCTCTCTGCATCTGGTATTGTGAGAGGAGACGAGGAGGCTGATTCCCACAGAGACAGCCCACTTCAAGACATACGGAAAAAAGTGAATGATCTGTGGCAGAATTTACTCTACCCACAGTTAATCAGTAAGGAGACTGAGTGGACAGGTTATGCCACTTGTGAAGTGAAGCCCAGCTCCAACCTAGATGCTAACAAGCCACAGGTGACAGGCCAAGTTTTATTCAGGCAGTCCTATCCAAATGGAAAACTAGAGGTTATCTTTGACTTGGATGGGTTTCCATTACACAGCAACCAGTCTGGCAGAGCTATTCACATCCACGAGCTTGGAGACCTCAGCAAAGGCTGTGACTCTGCTGCAGGGCATTATAATCCTTTCAAGGTGAACCACCCTCACCACCCAGGGGATTTTGGCAACTTCTTGTCTAAAGGCGGCAAAATTAGAAAATACAAGGGAAATCTGCTTGCCACACTGTTTGGCCCATATTCTATCATTGGGAGATCGATTGTGATCCACGAGCAGGAAGATGATATGGGCAAGGGTGGTAATAAAGCCAGTTTGGAGAATGGGAATGCTGGCAGACGTCTAGCTTGCTGTGTCATTGGGATATGCAACAAGAACTCATGGGAGAAAAATCTTCCTGACATtacagagaggaggaagaggaggataaCAAATGAGCACAAAACAACCAGGCCTAACTAA